A single Camelus ferus isolate YT-003-E chromosome 3, BCGSAC_Cfer_1.0, whole genome shotgun sequence DNA region contains:
- the PELO gene encoding protein pelota homolog: protein MKLVRKDIEKDNAGQVTLVPEEPEDMWHTYNLVQVGDSLRASTIRKVQTESSTGSVGSNRVRTTLTLCVEAIDFDSQACQLRVKGTNIQENEYVKMGAYHTIELEPNRQFTLAKKQWDSVVLERIEQACDPAWSADVAAVVMQEGLAHICLVTPSMTLTRAKVEVNIPRKRKGNCSQHDRALERFYEQVVQAIQRHIHFDVVKCVLVASPGFVREQFCDYMFQQAVKTDNKVLLENRSKFLQVHASSGHKYSLKEALCDPTVASRLSDTKAAGEVKALDDFYKMLQHEPDRAFYGLKQVEKASEAMAIDTLLISDELFRHQDVATRSRYVRLVDSVKENAGTVRIFSSLHVSGEQLSQLTGIAAILRFPVPELSDQEDDSSSEED, encoded by the exons ATGAAGCTCGTGAGAAAGGACATCGAGAAGGACAACGCGGGCCAGGTGACTCTGGTTCCGGAGGAACCTGAGGACATGTGGCACACTTACAACCTAGTGCAGGTGGGCGATAGCTTGCGTGCCTCCACTATCCGCAAAGTCCAGACCGAGTCCTCCACGGGCAGCGTAGGGAGCAACCGGGTCCGCACTACCCTCACTCTCTGCGTGGAGGCCATCGACTTCGACTCTCAAGCCTGTCAGCTGCGGGTCAAGGGGACCAACATCCAAGAGAATGAGTATGTCAAGATGGGGGCTTATCACACCATCGAGCTGGAGCCTAACCGCCAGTTCACCCTGGCCAAGAAACAGTGGGACAGTGTGGTTCTGGAGCGCATCGAGCAGGCCTGTGACCCAGCCTGGAGCGCCGATGTGGCGGCCGTGGTCATGCAGGAAGGCCTCGCCCATATCTGCTTAGTCACTCCCAGCATGACCCTCACTCGGGCCAAGGTGGAAGTGAACATCCCTAGAAAACGGAAAGGCAACTGCTCCCAGCACGACCGGGCCTTGGAGCGGTTCTATGAACAGGTGGTCCAGGCTATCCAGCGCCACATACACTTCGATGTTGTAAAGTGCGTCCTGGTGGCCAGCCCAGGATTTGTGAGGGAGCAGTTCTGCGACTACATGTTCCAGCAAGCAGTGAAGACCGACAACAAAGTGCTCCTGGAAAACCGGTCCAAATTCCTTCAG GTACATGCCTCCTCTGGACACAAGTACTCCCTGAAAGAGGCTCTCTGTGACCCTACTGTAGCTAGCCGCCTTTCAGACACTAAAGCTGCTGGGGAAGTAAAAGCCTTGGATGACTTCTATAAAATGTTACAACATGAACCTGACCGAGCTTTTTATGGACTcaagcaggtggagaaggccagTGAGGCCATGGCAATTGACACATTGCTCATCAGCGATGAGCTCTTCAGGCACCAGGATGTAGCCACACGGAGCCGGTATGTGCGGCTGGTGGACAGTGTGAAAGAGAATGCAGGCACTGTTAGGATATTCTCTAGTCTTCATGTGTCAGGGGAACAGCTCAGCCAATTGACTGGAATAGCTGCCATTCTCCGTTTCCCTGTCCCTGAACTCTCTGACCAAGAGGATGATTCCAGTTCTGAAGAAGATTAA